Part of the Debaryomyces hansenii CBS767 chromosome C complete sequence genome is shown below.
TCACCATCTGGTCATATCTATTAACCAGTGCATAGACACAAACACGCAGACGTCCTATTGCATGTAGAGAAACCACTAGTGGTCCACGAACGTGAATGCGCTCTGCTGTTGCTATTGTTCAGGGTGTGTACTGCCAATGTTCCGGGTATACCAGGGTTTTTTTAGGGCATTTTCCGCCTTAACCGATAAATTCCTGTGAGTCTTGTAGGTCACCGGACgaacaaagaaaatacGTGAAAAGACGATGCATTAGCCAGGCCTCCGACAGGTGGAAAACATCGCATGATGTTCTCCAATACTTGAGAGCGATAACTCCGGAACAATGCTGCACCATGGTTTTCGACTATCTTTTATTGAGAAAGTGCGCTAAAGGCCGACGTACGAGACGATCAGGAGTACACAGGCGGTCCACGTTGGTGTGTATCCAATAAATGTTATGTATGGTGGCtgatatatattttgtgTTGTATATACAGAGAACAATAGCATTAATGCATTGGTAGTTTGGTTTGCTAGTATGCTGGAAAATATGTTAGCATACGTACTGATCTCATATCAAAGCATGCATAGAAAGCTTACCAGAAAGGGCGGAAGTAGCTGGTCCTAATAGGCTACTGTTCGGGCCGAATTGTAATACATGCAATTCCAAAGGATAAATAGTAGACCTGGTATATTTATAGTTTTAATGCGGGTACTAATTATCGCGGATATGTTTCAACGGGGCCGGAGACCGTTGACAGGCTCAACGCTCTACACGAAGTGCAAACGGTTGAATAGCAGTAGCGGATAAATAGTATTGGTCTGCATCGTCGTCGGACGACAAGTTGTCTTAGTGTAATTAGTGCCGGAAAATTGCATGAGATCCTATTCCGCCTCTCCGTGTCAGTCTCATCGTCGTTTCCCACTCGTTCGCATGTAGTAGGACTTCTTCACATATTGTAGGAATTTAGGGGGGATTTTTGCTCTCATATCTCATCGTAGTATTCCTGAAGGTCTTCAGGCTCAAAAATCACCTTCACCATCAACGAACATGAGGGACACACCGCGATGTCTTCGCCGTCGTTCAAATCGTCGATCGATACGGCAAATCTGTCTCCACATGGACATGGATACTGGAACAACTGGGTGACCGGATCGAATGTGAAGTCTTCGATTTCTATCTCGTCGTAGATCGTTTCCATCGTGCTTAAATGTGCTAGTAGTCGAACAGTTAAAGGTTTTAACTTGGGTGTACTTCTGgtaattcttttcaatgCTGCATTTCTTTTGATTATGTAATTGGGCCATCTCATAGTAGGTCGTGTGTGCGTGTATATCAACAGGCCGCCGGGAACAGGAGAATTGCGGAAGTGGGTTCTGATGTCTGGGTGGCATCGCTGCATCCGCACAGGGTTTATTTTGCATCTAAAACTACTTCATTACATTACATGtcaatcaaattcttcttgttaaTCAAATTACAAGACAACAATTTtcctaatttttcaatagtTCTGGTTACATATGTAGCATCATAACCAGTAGTCAGTTGATAATGGTCAGTTTCATTGTTTTCAATCTACATGAATGGTTGTATATACAGaataattaattgaaaGATCGGTAGGTTAGCTATATAATGTTACCTTCACAAATCTAAGTTTTCATTTACATTCATACTGTTTTGTATGgctttgaaattttattcgaTTTTTCGGTTCGGTCTATGTCCACACTTCTTTCATGTGCTAAGCAAATTCTACATTTCAGTATCCTGCTGTCTAAACAGTGCCCACCACGATCCATTTCTAGTTGACTCGTCCAAGCCAAATTTCCGGATACAAATGTATCATGAAGTCTTATCTCATCGTTAGGCATTATCAAGAACTAATACCAATGGTTGGTACTAAAGTTTAATCTCTCCTATTTTTAAACCAGTATATACTTAGAATTTGCATTCATCGTAAATATTAGACGGTCTCCACTACAAAACGTCGTACAGTTCCGACATAATATCTTCCATCCtgtcttcaatttccttttcgGTGATCACCTTATAAGTCTTGTAACCCTCCGATATATCTTTAATCTTAATATCCTCTCCTAATATCATAGAAATGCTCAACTCGAATCCTTTGTGCAATAAGTCCTTTTTTATATCGTCTTCATTGCTTACATCTATGTATCTTATCTTTGTAGACTCGATATTTAGCCTTTGGTTATTGTATGTATATATTCTTACTGTGTTATAGTTTTCACTTGGACAGATCTCCAGCCACTCTTTGTGTTTTCTGTCTCTTATACGATGTAAAATTAAACCATGACCTATAGTGTGAAGCAGTAGAAATCCTACTGAATATTCGTCTTCGATATAACAATTATCAAATCCATAATAAAAGTTATGCACTTCACACTTGTTTCGTGCTAACATTATACCGTATTCTCCTCTGCCTGTGGTCTGAAATTTCCTGTTCAAAAGATCCTCTTTTAGTTCG
Proteins encoded:
- a CDS encoding DEHA2C15422p (no similarity); translated protein: MVMDQFRIYIFDKSHKYVVEEWPEFDNFLEDEVDYIQVRDVNELKEDLLNRKFQTTGRGEYGIMLARNKCEVHNFYYGFDNCYIEDEYSVGFLSLHTIGHGLILHRIRDRKHKEWSEICPSENYNTVRIYTYNNQRLNIESTKIRYIDVSNEDDIKKDLLHKGFELSISMILGEDIKIKDISEGYKTYKVITEKEIEDRMEDIMSESYDVL
- a CDS encoding DEHA2C15400p (some similarities with uniprot|Q3E840 Saccharomyces cerevisiae YBL071w-a KTI11) → MQRCHPDIRTHFRNSPVPGGSLIYTHTRPTMRWPNYIIKRNAALKRITRSTPKLKPLTVRLLAHLSTMETIYDEIEIEDFTFDPVTQLFQYPCPCGDRFAVSIDDLNDGEDIAVCPSCSLMVKVIFEPEDLQEYYDEI